Proteins encoded together in one Elusimicrobiota bacterium window:
- a CDS encoding glycosyltransferase family 4 protein: MKILHILDERWDSGLTAYGLGVVQALKDRGHDVWVAARPGRPAALQAESKGVSVFPLGSPLSLRRWVGKMNFDLINAHTGTGHSLGFFLSRFRPMALVRTRGEARTLTVRPGQGILFRQTDGVIVASKILADSYRARFPFLLDQISLIYPGINLLPFESEPPGPLRVGILGRLDPVKGHGFFIEAVGLMKDRLKDEVFLIAGEEKNTAQSELHRQAAQLGVERWIQFLGRVPDAGSFMNTCHVGVLASVESEAVSRAALEWLARGRPLVATDVGALPEMVTNGDNGFIVPPRNATGLARTLRILLDDPERRKKMGARARRTVESRFSFHHLGEETEKVYEAALSRRRGKKA; the protein is encoded by the coding sequence ATGAAAATCCTTCATATTTTAGATGAGCGCTGGGATTCGGGACTGACCGCTTACGGCCTGGGGGTTGTCCAGGCTCTTAAAGATCGGGGGCACGACGTGTGGGTGGCTGCACGACCGGGGCGACCTGCCGCCCTTCAAGCGGAGTCCAAGGGGGTGTCGGTTTTTCCTTTGGGGTCCCCGCTCTCCCTCCGTCGTTGGGTAGGGAAAATGAATTTTGATCTCATCAATGCCCACACGGGAACCGGACATTCGTTGGGATTTTTTCTTTCACGATTTCGTCCCATGGCTTTGGTTCGAACGCGGGGCGAGGCTCGAACCCTGACGGTCCGACCTGGACAAGGGATACTTTTTCGGCAGACGGATGGCGTGATTGTGGCGTCCAAAATTTTGGCGGATTCCTACCGAGCGCGGTTTCCATTTCTTCTGGACCAAATTTCCTTGATTTATCCTGGGATCAATCTTCTTCCCTTTGAATCTGAACCGCCGGGGCCCCTTCGGGTTGGCATTTTAGGTCGCTTGGACCCGGTGAAGGGGCATGGGTTTTTCATCGAGGCGGTGGGGTTAATGAAAGATCGGCTCAAGGATGAAGTTTTTTTGATTGCCGGCGAAGAGAAGAATACCGCACAAAGTGAATTGCACCGACAAGCAGCCCAGCTGGGGGTGGAACGGTGGATTCAATTTTTGGGGCGTGTTCCGGACGCTGGGTCGTTCATGAACACGTGTCACGTGGGGGTCCTTGCGTCGGTGGAAAGTGAGGCGGTCAGTCGCGCGGCCCTCGAATGGTTGGCCCGAGGCCGGCCCTTGGTGGCCACCGACGTAGGAGCTCTTCCGGAAATGGTGACGAACGGTGACAATGGATTTATCGTTCCACCGCGCAACGCCACGGGATTGGCGCGGACCCTTCGGATTCTGTTGGACGACCCGGAACGCCGCAAAAAGATGGGGGCACGGGCCCGACGCACCGTAGAGTCCCGATTCAGCTTTCACCATTTAGGTGAAGAAACCGAAAAAGTTTACGAGGCCGCGTTGTCCCGTCGACGGGGGAAGAAAGCGTGA
- a CDS encoding glycosyltransferase family 9 protein yields the protein MAPARILMVRLSSLGDVVLTTPVLAGIKSSWPGARVTVLTKKQFSPVFLGNPHVDEIAVFEDRGVWGWILEIRRRRFDVLVDLHDTIRSRLWSFFSGAAQRVRYDKRSAARRLLVWFKKDSPRLLVGIVDRYGESLSPLGISLEDRTPRLYFSPEERLSAAWETRLGTGPFIALAPGALHATKRWFPDRFSEVAHRLSLQTGYPIVLLGAQADVPAAEAVLQTLPGPVQSLVGKTSLREMMWVLRKCALLISNDSGAMHVGAALGVPTVALFGPTVKAFGFFPTGKGTTVVEVPSLACRPCSLHGSTRCPQKHFRCMGDISVDQVVAAANELLSVGPAGKRP from the coding sequence ATGGCTCCCGCTCGGATCCTGATGGTGCGATTATCGTCTTTAGGGGATGTTGTTTTGACCACACCCGTTTTGGCAGGGATCAAGTCTTCTTGGCCGGGGGCGCGGGTGACTGTTCTGACGAAAAAACAGTTTAGCCCAGTTTTCCTGGGGAACCCCCATGTGGATGAGATCGCGGTGTTTGAAGATCGAGGCGTGTGGGGGTGGATCCTTGAGATCCGTCGGCGACGGTTTGATGTCCTGGTGGATCTCCACGACACGATTCGATCTCGATTATGGTCCTTTTTCTCGGGGGCGGCCCAGAGGGTCCGTTACGACAAACGCTCAGCCGCGCGACGTCTCCTGGTCTGGTTTAAAAAAGATTCTCCTCGACTCCTGGTTGGGATTGTGGACCGGTATGGGGAATCCCTTTCTCCCTTAGGGATTTCCCTCGAGGATCGGACGCCCCGCCTTTATTTTTCACCGGAAGAACGGTTGTCCGCGGCATGGGAAACCCGTTTGGGGACTGGGCCTTTTATCGCCCTGGCCCCGGGGGCTCTTCACGCCACCAAACGATGGTTCCCCGATCGGTTTTCTGAAGTCGCTCATCGACTCTCTCTCCAGACGGGGTACCCCATCGTTCTCTTGGGGGCTCAGGCGGATGTTCCGGCGGCGGAAGCGGTGCTGCAGACCCTCCCCGGTCCGGTCCAAAGCCTGGTGGGGAAGACCTCCCTTCGGGAAATGATGTGGGTTCTTCGGAAATGCGCTCTTCTTATCTCCAACGATTCTGGGGCCATGCACGTGGGGGCGGCCCTGGGTGTTCCGACAGTGGCCCTTTTCGGCCCCACCGTTAAGGCCTTTGGGTTCTTTCCCACGGGGAAGGGGACCACGGTGGTGGAGGTTCCCTCCCTCGCTTGCCGTCCGTGTTCACTCCACGGTTCGACCCGATGCCCGCAGAAACATTTCCGATGTATGGGGGATATTTCTGTGGACCAGGTGGTGGCGGCGGCTAACGAACTTCTGTCGGTTGGACCCGCTGGGAAGCGTCCATGA
- a CDS encoding 3-deoxy-D-manno-octulosonic acid transferase encodes MLTLYSLLFFLFWPLLFLVFVWRYGLRRTLLGLPERFGWGGEWPAPGVLWVHAASVGEVRAAESFLRALPSRFPGIPRLLTTTTVNGKELAQRLGLAEMVRLAPLDRPSAVQRLIQACRPRVLVLIETEIWPHWLRTLAAARVPVAVVNGRISDGAFPLYYRLRGVLEPLLMGISRVGVQSPRHASRYLQLGAHPESVVITGNLKFDVPLPDPQRRSALCSLYGFSEGDPLWVLGSTHPGEESSLLDVFVSLRRHSPTLRVVVAPRHVERAGEVHRLFSERGFRTVLRTELSGFNGTADVVILDTVGELAEIYGLATVVFVGGSLVRRGGQNPLEAARWGVPLIFGPHMENFQEIAALFQENQAAIQIKDAAGLYETVAQLLVSPERRGTMGAAARSLADSQRGALEASLSLLNEALTLPPRSVGRGTKKRCGTC; translated from the coding sequence ATGTTGACCCTTTATTCCCTCCTCTTTTTCCTTTTCTGGCCCCTCCTCTTTTTGGTATTTGTTTGGCGTTACGGGCTTCGACGTACCCTGCTAGGACTTCCAGAACGGTTTGGTTGGGGGGGGGAATGGCCAGCCCCTGGAGTGCTTTGGGTTCACGCGGCTTCTGTGGGAGAAGTGCGCGCGGCCGAAAGTTTTCTGCGCGCTTTACCTTCCCGTTTCCCTGGAATTCCTCGTCTTTTAACCACCACCACGGTGAATGGGAAAGAATTGGCGCAGCGTCTGGGTCTCGCTGAAATGGTAAGGCTGGCTCCCCTGGATCGGCCGAGCGCGGTCCAACGGTTGATTCAGGCGTGCCGTCCCCGTGTTTTGGTCCTCATCGAAACGGAAATCTGGCCCCATTGGCTCCGCACCCTGGCGGCGGCCCGGGTGCCGGTGGCTGTGGTGAATGGCCGAATTTCTGACGGAGCGTTCCCCCTCTATTACCGCTTGCGCGGTGTGTTGGAGCCGTTGTTGATGGGGATTTCCCGCGTGGGGGTTCAAAGTCCCCGGCACGCTTCCCGTTATCTTCAATTGGGCGCTCATCCTGAATCTGTGGTGATTACAGGAAATTTGAAGTTTGATGTTCCCCTTCCCGACCCCCAACGTCGATCCGCGCTCTGTTCTCTTTACGGATTTTCAGAAGGAGATCCCCTCTGGGTTCTGGGGAGCACCCACCCGGGCGAGGAATCCTCATTGCTGGATGTCTTCGTTTCCCTTCGTCGTCACTCTCCGACTTTACGGGTGGTGGTGGCCCCCCGCCATGTGGAACGGGCGGGGGAGGTGCATCGTCTTTTTTCCGAACGAGGATTTCGGACCGTTCTTCGCACGGAACTATCTGGATTTAACGGAACAGCGGATGTCGTTATCCTCGACACGGTGGGGGAATTGGCCGAAATTTATGGTCTCGCGACTGTGGTTTTTGTGGGGGGAAGTCTCGTTCGCCGGGGAGGGCAGAATCCCTTGGAAGCGGCCCGTTGGGGTGTCCCCCTGATCTTTGGGCCCCATATGGAGAACTTTCAAGAGATCGCCGCACTTTTCCAAGAGAACCAAGCGGCAATTCAAATCAAGGACGCGGCGGGACTTTATGAAACAGTGGCACAATTACTGGTTTCTCCCGAACGACGGGGAACAATGGGGGCGGCGGCGCGGTCTCTGGCGGACAGCCAACGAGGGGCCCTGGAAGCGAGTTTATCTCTTTTGAATGAGGCGCTCACCTTGCCTCCACGGTCCGTGGGGCGAGGGACTAAAAAACGTTGCGGGACTTGCTGA
- a CDS encoding lysophospholipid acyltransferase family protein translates to MTSFILSRRDRFLSFVISWLAWVWIQVIGRTSRLRIHASPGFQEQTRCGRPFIYAFWHRYQTLMLFEKRKSGVHVLVSRSRDGEFVAQALHRFGFKTVRGSSSRGGGAAFKALIDVVKNGECVAFTPDGPRGPLRSIQPGLLALAAKMKIPVVPLAWAGTRTKELKSWDKFLVPLPFGRYDVVFGEPLVFNESGPEAEIELRSALNAVEESAAQHLAGDSAPC, encoded by the coding sequence TTGACATCATTCATACTTTCCCGTCGCGATCGATTCCTTTCCTTTGTCATCTCTTGGTTGGCGTGGGTCTGGATTCAGGTGATTGGCCGTACATCGCGGTTGCGCATACACGCGTCTCCTGGATTTCAAGAACAAACCCGTTGCGGGCGTCCTTTTATTTACGCTTTCTGGCATCGCTACCAAACGTTGATGCTGTTTGAAAAGAGGAAAAGCGGTGTTCACGTTCTCGTGAGTCGAAGTCGGGATGGCGAATTCGTGGCGCAAGCTCTCCATCGATTCGGTTTTAAAACGGTTCGCGGTTCGTCCAGTCGAGGAGGAGGAGCGGCGTTTAAAGCGTTAATTGATGTTGTTAAGAACGGTGAATGCGTGGCGTTTACGCCCGACGGCCCTCGTGGGCCTCTGCGGTCGATTCAGCCGGGCCTATTGGCTTTGGCCGCAAAAATGAAAATCCCTGTTGTGCCTCTCGCTTGGGCCGGGACTCGGACCAAAGAATTAAAAAGCTGGGACAAGTTCCTCGTTCCACTCCCGTTTGGTCGGTATGACGTGGTTTTTGGGGAACCCCTTGTTTTTAATGAATCCGGGCCGGAGGCTGAAATTGAATTACGTTCGGCCTTGAACGCTGTGGAAGAATCCGCCGCCCAACACCTCGCGGGAGACAGCGCCCCATGTTGA
- the secF gene encoding protein translocase subunit SecF translates to MELFHTPNFNYIKYHKIFFGISLILGIASIGAVLSRGKSFLSIDFTGGTLIQGYFEKEAVPLGDVRASLAEGGLVGAELQSVPEHNAVILRFKTEQSDVDRQGVEDKVKSSFAKSFTENPFVIERAEFVGPVVGRHLLGKASLAIFFSLLGIVIYVAVRFRNWVWGVSGVFALMHDVFLATGFMAITGRELSIAVIAALLTLAGYSINDTIVIFDRIRENIRLRGRVNKEALDVLINRSCNETLSRTIITSLTVFLVLICLLLFGGEVIRDFALSLTFGVVVGSYSTIFIATPMVFLWQIRRNKSLR, encoded by the coding sequence ATGGAACTCTTCCACACTCCGAACTTTAACTACATCAAATACCACAAGATCTTTTTCGGTATTTCACTGATCCTGGGAATCGCCAGCATCGGTGCGGTCCTGTCTCGTGGGAAAAGTTTTCTCAGCATTGATTTTACGGGTGGAACGCTTATTCAAGGGTATTTTGAAAAAGAAGCGGTGCCCCTGGGTGACGTTCGTGCGTCGCTTGCGGAGGGGGGGTTGGTGGGGGCTGAACTCCAAAGTGTTCCGGAACACAACGCGGTCATCCTCCGCTTTAAAACGGAACAGTCGGACGTGGATCGCCAGGGTGTTGAAGACAAAGTTAAAAGTAGTTTTGCAAAATCATTTACCGAAAACCCCTTTGTCATTGAGCGGGCCGAATTTGTGGGTCCTGTGGTGGGGCGCCATTTGCTCGGGAAAGCGTCCTTGGCCATCTTTTTCTCCCTTTTGGGGATCGTTATTTATGTGGCGGTGCGATTTCGCAATTGGGTGTGGGGGGTTTCCGGTGTATTCGCTTTAATGCACGACGTCTTTTTGGCCACGGGGTTTATGGCCATCACGGGACGGGAATTGTCCATTGCGGTTATTGCGGCCCTTCTCACCTTGGCCGGTTATTCCATCAATGACACGATCGTTATTTTTGACCGTATTCGTGAAAACATTCGACTTCGAGGGCGGGTGAACAAAGAGGCGTTGGATGTATTGATCAATCGGTCCTGTAACGAAACCCTTTCGCGGACGATTATTACTTCCCTCACCGTGTTTTTAGTTTTGATCTGTTTACTCCTTTTCGGTGGTGAAGTCATTCGCGACTTTGCGTTGTCGCTCACCTTTGGTGTTGTGGTGGGGTCCTATTCCACCATCTTCATTGCCACTCCGATGGTTTTTCTGTGGCAGATTCGTCGGAACAAGTCGCTCCGTTGA
- the secD gene encoding protein translocase subunit SecD has product MHRAYWRSILVLLSILTAGWFLFPSFRFYSQPRSAQEDMRLRRNPLVGKILNLGLDLQGGIHLLLELQVSKLPDDRVETVNEAMDRAIEVIRNRIDQIGLSEPLIVRQGDNWLVVQMPGVKNREQAKDLIGRTALLEFRLTEVGGVPAPLLAKARDLKLGPTNLRPGSMPKEIADLLLPGTELLAGKEADFWLVKSTAEMTGGALKNARVEMGNDYSGSAPHVSLEFSEEGAKRFADLTEANVNRNLAIILDGVVQSAPVIRTRIPDGHAIIEGQFTSEDAKFLKAVLQAGALPAPLEIVEERTVGATLGDDSIKAGLRAGAIGLGLIFLFMAVYYKWSGMLANLALLLNLFLLLGAMAMFHATLTMPGIAGIILTIGMAVDANVLILERIREEVRLGKTPRMAVDQGYAKAFSAIFDGNLTTIIAAVFLFQFGTGPVKGFGITLLLGLLVSMFTAIVVTHTVYELWMMNRNVRKLSV; this is encoded by the coding sequence ATGCACCGCGCCTACTGGCGATCCATTTTAGTTCTTCTCTCGATTCTTACGGCGGGTTGGTTTCTTTTCCCTTCCTTTCGCTTTTATTCGCAGCCCCGCTCCGCCCAAGAAGACATGCGCCTCCGTCGAAACCCCTTGGTTGGGAAAATTTTAAATTTAGGATTGGATCTTCAAGGGGGGATTCACCTCCTTCTGGAATTACAGGTCTCCAAGCTTCCGGACGACCGGGTGGAAACGGTGAATGAAGCCATGGACCGGGCCATCGAGGTCATTCGGAATCGAATCGACCAAATCGGTTTGTCGGAACCCTTGATTGTTCGTCAAGGGGACAACTGGCTCGTGGTTCAGATGCCAGGTGTCAAGAATCGGGAACAAGCCAAAGACCTGATCGGGCGCACCGCTCTTCTCGAGTTTCGCTTAACGGAAGTGGGCGGTGTTCCCGCTCCGCTGTTGGCCAAAGCTCGGGATCTCAAGTTGGGACCCACGAATTTGCGGCCGGGAAGCATGCCGAAAGAAATTGCCGATTTACTTCTCCCAGGGACGGAACTTTTGGCTGGAAAAGAAGCGGATTTTTGGTTGGTGAAATCCACGGCCGAAATGACCGGTGGGGCTTTGAAAAACGCCCGGGTGGAGATGGGTAACGATTATTCTGGTTCGGCGCCCCATGTGTCCCTCGAATTCAGTGAAGAAGGGGCTAAGCGGTTTGCCGATTTAACCGAAGCGAACGTCAATCGGAACTTGGCCATTATTCTGGATGGAGTGGTTCAGAGCGCGCCGGTCATACGAACCCGAATCCCTGACGGTCACGCTATCATTGAAGGCCAATTCACCTCAGAAGATGCGAAATTTTTGAAGGCGGTGTTACAGGCCGGCGCTCTTCCCGCGCCTCTCGAAATTGTGGAAGAGCGGACCGTGGGGGCCACTTTAGGGGATGATTCGATTAAGGCGGGGTTGCGCGCGGGAGCCATTGGGTTAGGGTTGATTTTCCTCTTCATGGCGGTATACTACAAATGGTCTGGAATGTTGGCCAATTTAGCGCTTTTACTCAATCTCTTTTTGTTGTTGGGGGCCATGGCCATGTTCCACGCCACGCTCACCATGCCGGGCATTGCGGGTATTATCTTGACCATCGGGATGGCCGTAGATGCGAACGTACTGATCCTTGAGCGCATCCGGGAAGAGGTTCGTTTGGGGAAAACCCCACGGATGGCGGTGGACCAGGGGTATGCCAAGGCCTTTTCGGCCATTTTTGATGGGAACTTAACGACGATTATTGCCGCGGTTTTTCTTTTCCAATTTGGGACGGGGCCGGTGAAGGGGTTCGGGATCACTTTGCTGTTGGGTCTTCTCGTTTCCATGTTTACCGCCATCGTTGTCACTCACACTGTCTATGAACTCTGGATGATGAATCGAAACGTCCGGAAATTGAGCGTCTAA
- the yajC gene encoding preprotein translocase subunit YajC produces MKYVALVSFFLSAQPLWAAAEGPAKGGGFMTFVPLIAILGIFYFLLIRPQQKQAKEHQRMVNELKRGDQILTQGGLYGTVQSVKGKVIELKISEETKVMLAKSYVARVVQGDPAVDAEVVPNTAPKG; encoded by the coding sequence ATGAAATATGTGGCACTTGTTTCATTTTTCCTTTCCGCCCAGCCCCTGTGGGCCGCTGCTGAAGGGCCGGCCAAAGGCGGGGGCTTTATGACATTTGTCCCTTTGATTGCCATCTTGGGTATTTTCTACTTCCTTTTAATTCGGCCCCAGCAAAAACAGGCCAAGGAGCACCAACGCATGGTCAATGAGTTAAAGCGCGGTGACCAAATTCTTACCCAGGGCGGGCTCTACGGGACGGTCCAATCCGTCAAGGGGAAGGTGATCGAATTGAAAATTTCTGAAGAGACAAAAGTCATGCTGGCTAAAAGCTATGTGGCTCGTGTGGTTCAAGGCGATCCCGCGGTTGACGCTGAAGTGGTCCCCAACACGGCTCCTAAGGGCTAA
- the tgt gene encoding tRNA guanosine(34) transglycosylase Tgt, with product MKALLSIEATDGSARAGTLRLAHATVQTPLFMPVGTQASVKTLISEDLEGLGYGMILGNTYHLWLRPGIDALEEAGGLHRFMSWKGAILTDSGGFQVFSLANRRDVSEAGVTFSSHVDGARHHLTPENVVSAQMRMGVDVAMCLDECPPYPCSETEARDMMERTLRWAARAKAVWVGRGESSLNTNLFPIAQGATFSALRKESARRTVELDLPGYALGGLSVGEPRDMLGPMIEASVSELPKGKPRYLMGVGRPEDMLEAVERGIDMFDCVWPTRNGRNGQALTSQGPLNLRTNVCRRDDRPLDESCSCPVCQRYTRRYLAHLFRAGEYAALRLVSLHNLAFMLDFTRQMREAIFSSQYRSFKADFLDRYSTGNRSSTSGT from the coding sequence ATGAAGGCATTGTTAAGTATCGAGGCGACGGACGGTTCCGCCCGGGCGGGGACGCTTCGGTTGGCGCACGCCACGGTTCAGACTCCGCTCTTTATGCCTGTGGGAACCCAGGCGTCCGTCAAAACCCTGATTAGTGAGGATCTGGAAGGGTTGGGTTACGGGATGATTTTGGGGAACACCTATCATCTTTGGTTGCGGCCGGGGATTGATGCGCTGGAAGAGGCGGGGGGGCTCCACCGGTTTATGTCGTGGAAGGGGGCGATCCTAACGGATTCCGGGGGGTTTCAGGTCTTTTCGTTGGCCAACCGGCGTGACGTGTCGGAAGCGGGCGTAACCTTTTCTTCCCATGTGGATGGGGCACGTCATCATCTGACCCCTGAAAATGTGGTGTCGGCGCAGATGCGGATGGGGGTGGACGTTGCCATGTGTTTGGACGAATGCCCCCCCTATCCTTGCTCAGAGACTGAGGCGCGGGATATGATGGAACGGACCCTTCGCTGGGCGGCTCGGGCCAAGGCGGTTTGGGTTGGTCGGGGAGAATCCTCACTTAACACGAATCTTTTTCCCATTGCGCAAGGGGCGACATTTTCCGCTTTGCGAAAAGAAAGCGCACGGCGGACGGTGGAGTTGGATTTGCCCGGGTATGCCCTGGGTGGTCTATCGGTGGGGGAACCGCGCGACATGTTGGGGCCTATGATTGAGGCCAGTGTGAGCGAACTGCCGAAAGGAAAGCCCCGCTATTTGATGGGAGTCGGGCGGCCGGAAGATATGTTGGAAGCGGTGGAACGGGGAATTGATATGTTCGATTGTGTCTGGCCCACTCGGAACGGCCGAAACGGTCAGGCCCTTACCTCCCAGGGGCCGCTCAACCTGAGGACGAATGTCTGTCGTCGGGATGACCGCCCCCTGGACGAGTCGTGTTCCTGTCCTGTCTGCCAACGGTACACCCGTCGATATCTGGCGCATCTTTTTCGGGCAGGGGAATACGCGGCCCTTCGTTTGGTGTCTTTACACAATTTGGCCTTTATGTTAGACTTCACCCGCCAAATGAGGGAAGCTATTTTCTCGAGTCAGTATCGTTCCTTCAAGGCGGATTTTTTAGACCGTTACAGCACCGGGAACCGTTCTTCAACCAGCGGCACGTGA
- a CDS encoding ATP-binding protein: protein MFKRRLVLPQTPRRSFFLWGPRQTGKTTLLKTLYPRAHRLDLLRSDDLMRFLQRPGAFREEVRGLPENKLIVVDEVQKAPGLLDEIHSLMEDEGRVFALCGSSARQIRRNHANLLGGRALRHELFGLVSAEIGSDFNLERWTNVGPLPSHYTHEDPENAIRSYVTDYLREEVMQEGLVRRLPIFSDFLRIAAIGDTEVVNLSNIARECGVSSVTVRDHFGILEDTLMGAFLPAFVRRAKRRIRQGPKFYFRDVGVVNHLARRGPVRPGSEAFGKAFENWVFHELSAHRSYQGGYSDLSYWRLTTGAEVDFVLGDGSVAIEAKGKARVTSDDLKGLRVFREEHPDVKTLLVVSLEPHTRKLDDGIWVFPFREFAKKLWKDEWNVTQGRVSS, encoded by the coding sequence TTGTTTAAACGTCGGTTGGTTCTCCCTCAGACTCCTCGTCGATCCTTTTTCCTTTGGGGGCCGCGCCAAACCGGGAAAACAACACTTCTTAAAACCCTCTATCCCCGTGCTCACCGGTTGGACCTTCTGCGCAGTGACGACCTCATGCGATTTCTCCAACGTCCGGGGGCGTTCCGTGAGGAGGTTCGGGGTCTTCCCGAAAATAAATTGATTGTCGTTGATGAGGTCCAGAAAGCCCCGGGGTTGTTGGATGAAATACACTCGTTAATGGAGGACGAAGGGCGTGTCTTTGCGCTTTGTGGATCCAGTGCCCGGCAAATTCGCCGGAATCACGCGAACCTTCTGGGCGGACGCGCGTTGCGTCATGAGTTGTTTGGTTTAGTCTCAGCGGAGATAGGATCCGATTTTAATTTGGAACGGTGGACGAATGTGGGGCCGCTTCCTAGTCACTACACGCACGAAGATCCGGAGAACGCTATCCGGAGCTATGTGACGGATTATCTGCGTGAAGAAGTGATGCAAGAAGGGCTCGTTCGCCGGCTTCCGATTTTTTCAGATTTTCTTCGGATCGCGGCCATCGGGGATACGGAAGTTGTCAATTTATCGAACATCGCTCGAGAATGCGGCGTTTCGTCAGTGACCGTGAGGGACCACTTTGGGATTTTAGAAGATACGCTGATGGGGGCTTTTCTTCCCGCTTTCGTGCGTCGGGCCAAGAGGCGGATTCGGCAAGGCCCTAAATTTTATTTCCGCGATGTGGGAGTGGTGAACCATTTGGCTCGGCGGGGTCCCGTTCGCCCGGGGTCAGAAGCGTTTGGGAAGGCTTTTGAGAACTGGGTGTTCCACGAACTCTCGGCGCATCGAAGTTATCAGGGGGGATACTCCGATCTTTCCTATTGGCGGCTGACCACAGGGGCGGAGGTGGATTTTGTCCTTGGCGACGGGTCCGTGGCGATCGAGGCCAAAGGGAAGGCGCGGGTGACCTCGGACGATCTCAAGGGGCTCCGCGTCTTCCGCGAAGAACACCCCGATGTTAAAACATTATTGGTCGTTAGTCTGGAACCCCACACGCGGAAATTGGATGACGGAATTTGGGTTTTCCCCTTCCGTGAATTCGCGAAAAAATTATGGAAAGACGAATGGAACGTGACTCAGGGGCGGGTATCGTCATGA